From Salarias fasciatus chromosome 12, fSalaFa1.1, whole genome shotgun sequence, the proteins below share one genomic window:
- the mn1b gene encoding transcriptional activator MN1: MFGLEQFGSQINSRNPGQSERNINQQRLNMGSHYKGPGFHTGGPPGAVEPGMPPLGEPQMLGLNMNMNGEQYGGFHPRGHSDMHAGGGLQQQQQQQQGPMHGFFNNQQPHQGHPHGHQPHPHQHHPHFSGNFGGPEPGSSCLHGGRLMGYNNNGMGPQQGFGEGFDPLAEGQTGDGFPQPQQRSSNMPDFQHHGPPSGNHAVPAPCLPLDQSPNRAASFHGLPSSSSSSSESHGLEPRRMPNQGAVEGLDYNFPSEPQSGHFDVPVFSPSESESQLPHFGPGRPVPSGNFPGNSGMPRTPGMPGISKGHQPPPQSQQPQHGVFFERFGNGRKVPVGMEPGVSARHPLMQQQQQAGLIARQNSCPPGLPRPPQAEPSSTNPNILDGGVMMPGQHNQFEYPIHRLENRGLHPYGDPMFNMQQQAPPPSQQPPNQRLQHFDSPYMNMAKRPRFDFPNAHGGEGWCGSIDNHLSPSAYPGLPGEFTPPVNEGFAPGPLQHPGPEQQSLQQRQNAAMMIKQMASRNQQQRMRQPSLQQLGHHGDVPPGPMAHGGPVGNMPQTNFDRENGGRMPNIDGQNPHVPQENWFQGSHPPGEMMSRRMGGAGNESGPHDIGLQQNGPGMMFRPGIGMQEPMRIPGDGHVQTLHSPGMHSQFGGNMGNLSQMQSPGAGTGHPNAPAERRPADFPAPPMGAQPTFPYGGANRQGPAHNAPQGVSTSPGSYPPQPEFPSGQRSSVSKLGALSLGNFSKTSTKDSVFGQSCLAALSTACQNMIASLGAPNLNVTFNKKNQNEGKRKLSQTEQDINSSTSNGTGSAGPEYFQSSTSQNSQMPGTGNSNSKPAVQSQTVQGEASALSPNYNMDATPCSEGKATTGSGRGRGRRKRDSGHVSPGIFFSSDNGNPVVSPGQQTPSAGVGERGGGTPHEKHLQSPSWGKGGDLMLGDQADLMSSLDSGIQSVAAKSDSSSPRVDFPDDVSTHYGNEDEVSSSSDAGGASASKPNRSPMITASPKMQRSDHGLINGQKPLGMGINNHTTSTPDSYGLNAGVGTGASGVSHPGTPGVEQVRTPSSTSGQEEIHPLEILQAQIQLQRQQFSISEDQPLAMKNGKKNGDCPSQNGDNELASCSPDAGKGSMGTIDLDTLMAEQHATWYVPSDKAMMDGSEDDKAMGPWEKNKSQNNSKEESELSQSKAGAPAAGGGGGGGGGGGGGGGGGGGSNGGNHLQCLSVHCTDELGDSKGRGGPVSSWRSLHSDISNRFGTFVAALT; the protein is encoded by the coding sequence ATGTTTGGGCTGGAGCAGTTTGGTTCTCAAATTAATAGCAGAAACCCTGGCCAGTCAGAGAGAAACATAAACCAACAGAGACTGAACATGGGCTCCCATTATAAAGGCCCGGGGTTCCACACCGGAGGCCCGCCGGGAGCCGTGGAGCCCGGCATGCCCCCCCTGGGTGAGCCGCAAATGCTCGGCCTCAATATGAACATGAACGGGGAGCAGTACGGGGGCTTTCACCCGCGTGGACACTCAGACATGCATGCAGGTGGaggactccagcagcagcagcagcagcagcaaggacCGATGCATGGATTTTTTAACAACCAGCAACCTCATCAAGGACATCCTCACGGCCATCAACCTCACCCCCATCAGCACCATCCTCATTTCAGTGGGAATTTTGGAGGCCCGGAGCCAGGGTCATCATGCCTACATGGTGGTAGGCTAATGGGCTACAACAATAATGGCATGGGACCACAGCAGGGTTTTGGAGAAGGATTTGATCCTCTtgctgagggacagacaggggatGGCTTCCCCCAGCCGCAGCAGCGCTCCAGTAACATGCCTGACTTCCAACACCACGGGCCTCCTAGTGGCAATCATGCCGTCCCTGCCCCCTGTCTACCCCTGGACCAGTCACCCAACAGAGCAGCATCCTTCCACGGTCTTccttcttcctcatcatcatcctctgAGTCTCATGGTTTGGAGCCTCGACGGATGCCAAACCAGGGAGCTGTGGAAGGATTAGACTATAACTTCCCCAGTGAGCCTCAGTCTGGACATTTTGACGTACCTGTGTTTTCcccatcagaatcagaatctcAGTTACCACACTTTGGCCCCGGAAGGCCGGTTCCCAGCGGGAATTTCCCGGGGAACTCCGGCATGCCTCGGACACCAGGTATGCCAGGCATCTCCAAGGGCCACCAGCCGCCGCCACAGTCCCAGCAACCTCAGCATGGAGTGTTTTTTGAGCGTTTTGGAAACGGCCGGAAGGTGCCCGTGGGAATGGAGCCGGGGGTCAGTGCAAGACATCCTCTcatgcagcagcaacaacaggcTGGCTTGATAGCCAGACAGAACTCATGCCCCCCTGGCCTCCCCCGACCCCCTCAGGCTGAGCCCAGCTCTACTAACCCTAACATTCTGGATGGAGGGGTCATGATGCCTGGCCAACACAACCAGTTTGAATATCCCATTCACAGACTGGAAAATAGGGGTCTGCACCCCTATGGGGACCCCATGTTTAATATGCAACAGcaagctcctcctccctcccagcAACCCCCAAATCAAAGGCTGCAACACTTTGACTCCCCTTATATGAACATGGCGAAAAGGCCTAGATTTGATTTTCCTAATGCGCACGGTGGTGAAGGCTGGTGTGGCAGTATAGACAACCACCTGTCCCCCTCTGCCTACCCTGGACTTCCTGGAGAATTCACCCCCCCTGTGAATGAAGGTTTCGCACCCGGTCCCCTGCAGCACCCTGGACCTGAGCAGCAGTCTCTGCAGCAGCGCCAAAACGCAGCCATGATGATAAAACAGATGGCTTCAcgaaaccagcagcagaggatGAGGCAGcccagtctgcagcagctgggtcACCATGGCGATGTTCCTCCTGGCCCGATGGCTCATGGTGGCCCAGTCGGAAACATGCCACAGACTAACTTTGACAGAGAGAATGGTGGCAGAATGCCCAACATTGATGGACAAAATCCTCATGTACCTCAGGAGAACTGGTTTCAGGGCTCCCACCCGCCGGGGGAGATGATGTCCCGGCGTATGGGTGGAGCGGGTAACGAATCAGGGCCTCACGACATAGGGTTGCAGCAGAACGGGCCTGGGATGATGTTTAGGCCAGGCATCGGCATGCAGGAGCCCATGAGAATACCAGGAGACGGGCATGTGCAGACCCTCCATTCCCCGGGCATGCACTCGCAGTTCGGCGGTAACATGGGCAACCTCTCACAAATGCAGTCTCCAGGAGCAGGGACAGGACATCCAAACGCACCAGCAGAGAGGCGGCCAGCTGACTTCCCTGCACCTCCAATGGGAGCACAGCCAACATTTCCCTATGGGGGGGCTAACCGACAGGGGCCTGCCCACAATGCTCCCCAGGGGGTGAGCACCTCACCAGGGAGCTACCCTCCTCAGCCTGAGTTCCCCTCAGGCCAGCGGTCGTCTGTTAGTAAGCTGGGAGCTCTGTCCCTCGGGAATTTCAGCAAAACCAGCACTAAAGACAGTGTTTTTGGCCAGAGCTGCCTGGCGGCCCTTTCTACGGCCTGCCAGAACATGATCGCTAGCCTAGGGGCCCCCAATCTCAACGTAACGTTCAACAAGAAGAACCAAAATGAGGGCAAGCGAAAACTGAGTCAGACAGAGCAGGACATTAATAGCAGCACATCTAATGGGACTGGCAGTGCTGGTCCTGAATATTTTCAGAGCAGCACTTCCCAGAACAGCCAGATGCCTGGCACCGGGAATAGCAACTCTAAGCCTGCAGTTCAAAGCCAGACGGTGCAGGGGGAAGCCAGTGCCCTCTCCCCAAATTACAACATGGACGCTACCCCGTGCAGTGAGGGGAAGGCAACAACAGGgagtgggagagggagagggaggagaaaaagagacagTGGACATGTGAGccctggaatttttttttcctctgacaaTGGCAACCCTGTTGTAAGTCCAGGCCAGCAGACCCCCTCGGCTGGCGTTGGGGAGAGGGGTGGGGGCACGCCCCATGAGAAACACCTCCAGTCACCCTCTTGGGGAAAAGGAGGTGACCTAATGTTGGGGGACCAGGCTGACCTTATGTCTTCTTTAGACAGCGGCATTCAAAGTGTTGCTGCCAAGTCTGACAGTAGCTCACCGAGAGTGGACTTTCCTGACGATGTCAGCACCCACTACGGCAACGAGGATGAGGTGTCCTCCAGTTCAGACGCAGGAGGGGCCTCAGCCTCGAAGCCTAATCGCAGCCCCATGATCACTGCCTCCCCGAAAATGCAGAGGAGTGACCACGGGCTGATAAATGGACAGAAGCCCCTAGGCATGGGCATTAACAATCATACTACCTCGACGCCAGACAGCTATGGACTGAACGCTGGTGTGGGCACAGGGGCCAGTGGGGTCAGCCACCCGGGCACGCCTGGTGTGGAACAGGTACGAACCCCATCCAGCACCTCTGGCCAGGAGGAAATCCATCCTCTGGAGATTCTGCAGGCCCAGATCCAGCTGCAGCGGCAACAGTTCAGTATCTCTGAAGACCAGCCTCTGGCTATGAAGAATGGCAAAAAGAATGGCGACTGTCCCTCACAGAACGGAGACAATGAGCTGGCGAGCTGCAGCCCGGATGCTGGGAAGGGCTCAATGGGCACTATTGACCTTGACACCCTCATGGCAGAGCAGCACGCCACCTGGTACGTGCCCAGTGACAAGGCCATGATGGACGGGTCGGAGGATGACAAGGCCATGGGAccctgggaaaaaaacaagagccAAAACAACAGTAAAGAAG